Below is a genomic region from Rhineura floridana isolate rRhiFlo1 chromosome 5, rRhiFlo1.hap2, whole genome shotgun sequence.
tttaaattaaaagatGCAACTAGATGCTCTAGAATATGGTTTGGAAAGGGTGTTGACATGCAAATTGCATTGAAAGAAATGCTGTGTAGACAGATGCCATCCATACCAGATGTGCATCACATTCACACAAGGTTCCTGATCCAGCAAATGAGATGCATGCAGAAGCCTGCTTATATGGACAGATATCCTTACCCAGATCCTATGTatgcttatgttcttaaatatgttttactgAAGTAAAATGTAGTTAAAAGCAAATGTGGATCAGGAAATATAACACTATGTGAGTAGCATAATTTTATAGATCCTAATATAGTTCTCATAATGAATTATTCTATACAAATTGctgtaatataaatataaatataaataatacttGGAACCTTACACTGTTATTTATATGAGTGGAACTTACTTAATACTTCATCTATATTTTGTTCTAAAATTAAAGCTtcaatatatatacatttttaaaatagagaATTTGTATATACAAGTTTCTTATCGAGTATCATAACAGAATAAATATAGGTTTGAAATATAATGTTCATAAAGTTAACTATTTTGAAATTTGTAATGTGCAAAGTATAAATAGCTTCTTTGAAAGTGCCACTAAGTCCCCTCAAAATGTAGCCTTTCAATTCTATTCCTTCCACTTTTAAGAGTGTACCAGAGGCATGGAGTCTGAAATGTCTTTAGGCCTAGAGATTTCTTTTAGGGATCCTTGGAGCTGCTGCTTTGCATTTCTCACTTGTTCATCAGATTCCTTATCATCAGTTTTTGACTCTTCTGAAAGGACAATTATTTTGTCATAGGCATGTTCTTCTCCTTGCGACTGAGATGCAAGAAACTGTGAACTGTAAAAAGGCTTGCTTAAAAACTATaggggaggaaagaaaagaaatatgaaGGTGCTTTTATTTGTTCATAATTCCTGCTGCttttaagatacattttaaatcaGACCatgcaaatcttctgttgtctggCTGCCATAGAGGCCTAAAACACTGAGCTAGGTGACTAACTGTCGGTCACAGACCTAAGAATCTCAGTTTTTCAATATTTTTTCTTGCCCTCATGCTACAGAGACTGTGCTATAAGCCACGTTTCCCTGAATCATGGAAAGAATGCTTGAACTGCACCATAACAGGCCTCCCTAAGGCAAATAAATAACAAGTATTATTCATCCATACATGGAAGAAGATCCTCACAGGGCTTTATGGAGCCTTTTGAGCCCCATTCCTCGCTGGCCCTCAGGGGCATGCATGTAGACCAAGTGCACTGTAATGCATTCAGTCATATCTGAAATGAAGCTTGCTTGTGCCTTGCATAGAGCAATTTCATGAGATAATGATATTTTTGACACTGTAGAGAACTTCAGGGAGTCTCATGATCTGAGGGCACATTTAGATAAAAGATTAACCCAAAGGAGTAAAAATGACTACCTTATTGCAGCTTTtccatgacattttaaaaaaaatcagaattggACTTAAACTGAAAAATAGAATCAGAGGGTTCTACTTATATTCACTTACATTGGGACTCTGGGGAGAACATTTGGTCAGGGGAaggtttgttgtatttttatttagttttagTAAACAGTTTTTATATACAGCATATATTCTTCAATAAACAGTAATATCAGTATTTGGCAGAGGCCAAAAGACTATATTTACAAGGTACAAAGGAACAAACCTCTTTGAAATGCTGTGGTAAAGAATATGAAGGAAAGAAGACATATTTGACCCGGCGGTAAGCATGTAAAATCATGAAGCAACAGAAAGTGAACAATACCAACACTAGTAGTAGGATAACAGGCAGCTGCACTGTATTTATACCTAGAAGAGAAAATGAAACCCTTTATTCATTATGGAGTATACAACGGACATATCTTTTAAACAGAGGCATATATTTCTCCAGCCACCCTTTTTGTTGTTTGAAAATGTAAATACTTCATCAGACATTTCGTACAAAAGTTAGAATGATGATAGCTGCAcagaagaaatgaaaataaaatatggaCCATTGTAAGAGTGCCTCATTCTAGTGCAAAATCCAAGTGCTTTAGTCCCATAAAAACAATTTTAGCCAGCCATTTAGACACAGAGTAGGAGCTCCATTTTACTTTACAATTTTTgtatgtataaaaatgtattGTACCTTCAAATAAAAGTCTGCTAGGCCTGACTTATTACAGGCCTATGGGGAAAGCCTTTATCCATATAAGCTTTTAATGTGTGCCTAgagacattatacagccacaagagtggctgcatactatagccagcatggatttttcacattccgcaatgttaaattgaaaatagtcccccatgccattctggtgcttcccataagctcatttcaaaacaaaaccttacaaaacttatagtcctgaactcagaaatgcttgcttaacaaccccctaaatttccatggcaatacacaaaacagtcagagagaatagagggttcaaagtctaaaaagacagaaaaaaacccagtgccctttcggacttttttctatcagagttctcataatctgttgaaattcattaaaaatcagccatgttcacagagtacctgtaatcctattactgaccttgcccatactctgaccttcatcttctgcagtttaaacgttaaaaaaatgcctggctgatttttaattaatttaagaaattttcccttgaactcaatgatagtgtcgggcacgCTCGGTAAGAATcagctatcagtgttctaaaagccagactcacagttgctgggcttgccttATCAGGGgaacacacccacaccagactctgatttcacgtgagacagtcatggcttcccccagagaatcctgggaaatgtagtttctgaagagtgctgagaggagactcctattccactgacagagttccagtgaccagactggtttaacagtcagccactctgattgaagctctgtgaggggaacagggtgtctcctagcaactctcagcacccttcactaactacgcttcccaggattctttgagagaagctatgactgtccaaagtgaaataaaggcctggtgtggatgtggccagggtttaaatttgggtgggaggctacatgtgcctgctatagactGAAAAGataggggaaatgctgaaaagcaatgatactgttcacagtgttttccttttggaaaggaaaggggcttcccctctgcccagtacccacccacccaatctcctccctcccttcctcctcctcccctcactggcccttctccaggtcagtgttggactacgacctgggagaccagggtttgaatcctcacacagctatgaagctcactgggtgaccttgggccagtcactgcatctcagcctcagaggaaggcaatggtaaaccacctctgaataccactgaccatgaaaaccctattcatagggtcgccataagtcgggattgacttgaaggcaatccatttccattttcaaacatgattgtacagaaataaatcccattcaactcaaaaagtatgcaaatgatcaaacccaccctcctccctcttgccccttccctcccccttcctttgcccctccctccccatccccatccccttccaatcccctcctccccctcctcctccccatggtcagttgacCTATCTTAAGcacgattgcatgggagtaaataccactgaactctataagcatgcaaatgatcaaacctcccctcccccttcccttgctcccctccaatccgctccttcccctcccccctcctcccccatggtcagttttacctatcctaaccgtgttcgcataggagtaaatcccactaaactcaataagcatgcaaatgatcagacctgcctttcccctccttcccctctcctctcccttcctcctcccctgcccactccctccctcccccctccccccagtcagttttacctatcctaagcatgattgcacggaagtaaatcccactgaataaacatgcaaatgatcaaacctgtccttctcctcccctccccctcctgtctgctctcctccccctcctcccctctgcccttcctcccctccctcctccccctcccctccccatcccttgtggtcagtttcaccaatcctaagcatgattgcaggggagtaaatcccactgaactcaataagcatgcaaatgatcaatcaattctcagcaaacttgcacaggatcccatttcttacctcccatattaaaaagcagatggtaaattcactaataggcaaaaaaccttgtggtttaagaacgtacctatagcccacagatatttctatcaaactttaaaaagcagggaaaatgggcagctatagtgaatgcaccaggggagcaggagacctgaccttctttctgagatattggactgccctaccaatttgtcaaaatgcaaacacagtttgggttggtctttcacagtccaatctacttgctgtgtagcttggaagaatttggtaacgtgcctctgagcatatggcgagtggtggcaacaccttcaatcagcccaaataatagaaagaagacatgagctgtgctgctcttgttttagctgggaggcagcaacattattaagacagttgatatagttcagatggtcattttaaatatgtctgatttactttgcaattttaatgaagtttcctatagtaaatcattttcttttgtttctatttctgtgaatatgtgaaatacagcaacattttgtaaaatctgcactaaaaaaactccaaaaataattgtagagtaatggcactgactattctgcagaatagtctccagtagacatcaggagtgtttcagtttgcacaagataaaacagtgggaggtgaaatatattctagcaaaattctaggtgtgctctatgtttttaatttaccatgcccaccttgccttaaatgaagtagttaaacatagcaggctgaaaacatgcacccttTTTTTTCCAactgctagagtcattgctgaagtagcaacatattgtaatcactctgattttacatcaaactgcagtttcagattcaactgttaatgcacccaaaatagaaatagaacataacctccagtttgaaacacaaaaggctgtcttcaccaacatatgacattgaccaataaaaaagctttgaaattaataaaaataaatttgacacagatttctaggataatgagggaaagaaacattagtaacacagcaAAGTAGCAAagtagcaaagtaagaacaccaacaaacatacaaaaatataattctccatctttggagatggcaggtgttgccaccactcaccatatgctcagaggcacatgttaccaaattcttccaagctacacagcaagtggattggactgtgaaagaccaacccaaattgtgtttgcattttgaccaatttgtagggcagtccaatatctcagcgaggaagtcaggtctcctgctcccctggtgcattcactttgttgttatgtgccttcaagtcgattatatgacttatggtgaccctatgaatcagcaacctccaatagcatctgcctcttcgcccaggcattttaagcttaaatttaattttattttaaatttaactgtaattgtatttttattctatttgtattccattttgtttttaaatatgtttttatattgtatgttgtactccacacttgttcgtttttaaatgtggttttatcttgctgtacaccgccctgagagctcatcgctatagggcggtttaaaagcgtaaataaataaataaataaataataaataaataaatgtattcaaACATGCCTGGGCCGAAAACTCACATGGGCAAGTGCTGCCCCCACAGTCCACATACTGTTTAAATCAGGCCTTTGTTTTTTGGATATGAAGATCTTATACTTTTTTTTAGTTTGGATGTGCTCAGCAATAACAGGGAACACAAAACCAAGGCTGTAATCCCATGCTCACTTATTTGAGAGTAAATTTACTTgtgagtgaacatgcataggactaACCTAAATGTTTTATCTAAATCGAAGCTTATAAGCAGTGATGCTTCTATTTAATTCAATCAGGGACAGGGAAGAAGAGTACAGATTTTTTAATGCCTGTTAACAAAGGACATTATTTCACCCATTACATATTACCTTTGTCAGTTGTTCCGATACAAAAAGCTTCACTCCACTGTCCACTTTTATTAAATCCATGAATAAATGCTTGAGCCTGAAGGCAATATGTTGTTCCAGGATCCAGGTCTGGTATCATCTGGGAAGAGTGTGTTATATTCATATATTTAACCTAGTATGAAAGAATACAAAATCACAGCAGCATACTGACAAATTAGTAActtaatagcacaatcctattctCCTTTCTAGGTCTTGTCTTTCACCTGAAATCACACTCCCCT
It encodes:
- the IL10RB gene encoding interleukin-10 receptor subunit beta isoform X2 — translated: MLWRRLSGIHGMVPEPQNVRLHSVMFNSVLQWDPPSFYKENVTYTVQYKEYVNGFTDLCQRTDFTECDISSIPLYGTIIIRVRTEFEKEWSNWVNISFTPFNDTKIGPPVLQAEAIRSGVLNVQITDPLATRDGGKYPIKHFYGHNSVVYRMLIRKKDYGSEQVKYMNITHSSQMIPDLDPGTTYCLQAQAFIHGFNKSGQWSEAFCIGTTDKGINTVQLPVILLLVLVLFTFCCFMILHAYRRVKYVFFPSYSLPQHFKEFLSKPFYSSQFLASQSQGEEHAYDKIIVLSEESKTDDKESDEQVRNAKQQLQGSLKEISRPKDISDSMPLVHS
- the IL10RB gene encoding interleukin-10 receptor subunit beta isoform X5 — its product is MDLKGDSHNMRYVNGFTDLCQRTDFTECDISSIPLYGTIIIRVRTEFEKEWSNWVNISFTPFNDTKIGPPVLQAEAIRSGVLNVQITDPLATRDGGKYPIKHFYGHNSVVYRMLIRKKDYGSEQVKYMNITHSSQMIPDLDPGTTYCLQAQAFIHGFNKSGQWSEAFCIGTTDKGINTVQLPVILLLVLVLFTFCCFMILHAYRRVKYVFFPSYSLPQHFKEFLSKPFYSSQFLASQSQGEEHAYDKIIVLSEESKTDDKESDEQVRNAKQQLQGSLKEISRPKDISDSMPLVHS
- the IL10RB gene encoding interleukin-10 receptor subunit beta isoform X4 — its product is MVPEPQNVRLHSVMFNSVLQWDPPSFYKENVTYTVQYKEYVNGFTDLCQRTDFTECDISSIPLYGTIIIRVRTEFEKEWSNWVNISFTPFNDTKIGPPVLQAEAIRSGVLNVQITDPLATRDGGKYPIKHFYGHNSVVYRMLIRKKDYGSEQVKYMNITHSSQMIPDLDPGTTYCLQAQAFIHGFNKSGQWSEAFCIGTTDKGINTVQLPVILLLVLVLFTFCCFMILHAYRRVKYVFFPSYSLPQHFKEFLSKPFYSSQFLASQSQGEEHAYDKIIVLSEESKTDDKESDEQVRNAKQQLQGSLKEISRPKDISDSMPLVHS
- the IL10RB gene encoding interleukin-10 receptor subunit beta isoform X1; translated protein: MAPRGWSCLICICLFWSVHGMVPEPQNVRLHSVMFNSVLQWDPPSFYKENVTYTVQYKEYVNGFTDLCQRTDFTECDISSIPLYGTIIIRVRTEFEKEWSNWVNISFTPFNDTKIGPPVLQAEAIRSGVLNVQITDPLATRDGGKYPIKHFYGHNSVVYRMLIRKKDYGSEQVKYMNITHSSQMIPDLDPGTTYCLQAQAFIHGFNKSGQWSEAFCIGTTDKGINTVQLPVILLLVLVLFTFCCFMILHAYRRVKYVFFPSYSLPQHFKEFLSKPFYSSQFLASQSQGEEHAYDKIIVLSEESKTDDKESDEQVRNAKQQLQGSLKEISRPKDISDSMPLVHS